One window from the genome of Bacteroidota bacterium encodes:
- the ruvC gene encoding crossover junction endodeoxyribonuclease RuvC, which translates to MIILGIDPGTVKCGYGIISKDENLRKCLGYGIINVPSTLKMPDKLAYIYNEIDNLIRQYSPAECAVETAFYGKNIQSALKLGYARGTAIIAAVRAGLKISEFSPKEVKKSVTGKGSASKEQVGFMIKTLLNLGAVEIPLDASDALAIALCASFQESGQATKPKSWSDFIKNNPDKVL; encoded by the coding sequence TTGATAATTCTCGGAATCGACCCCGGAACGGTGAAGTGTGGGTATGGGATTATTTCCAAAGATGAGAACCTGCGGAAGTGCCTCGGCTACGGCATCATCAATGTTCCGTCGACACTAAAAATGCCCGATAAGCTTGCCTATATTTACAATGAGATTGATAATCTTATAAGGCAATACAGCCCTGCTGAGTGTGCAGTGGAAACTGCATTCTACGGTAAAAATATTCAGTCTGCCCTTAAGCTTGGGTACGCACGGGGAACAGCGATTATCGCAGCAGTTAGAGCCGGACTGAAGATTTCGGAATTTTCCCCCAAGGAAGTGAAGAAATCGGTAACTGGGAAAGGTTCGGCTTCAAAGGAACAAGTGGGATTTATGATTAAAACCCTCTTGAACCTTGGCGCAGTGGAAATCCCGCTCGATGCATCCGATGCCCTTGCAATAGCCCTTTGTGCCTCTTTTCAGGAGAGTGGACAGGCAACCAAACCCAAATCGTGGTCAGATTTTATTAAAAACAATCCGGATAAAGTTTTATAA
- a CDS encoding nucleotide sugar dehydrogenase, whose amino-acid sequence MKKYDICVIGGCGHVGLPLAIAFADAGKNVGIYDINSKSVDFVNSGRMPFDEPGAEPLLKKNIGNRLIASTDPSTITQAKFVVIIIGTPVDEHLNPKMDLMERVSEEVHPYITDDQIIILRSTVYPGTSERFRQLLQRLGKNTPVCYCPERIAEGKAMEELGSLPQIVSGFDNESVEAVKELFLNIASEIIVTLPKEAELAKLFTNSWRYISFAVANQFYMMAEDQGVDFNNIYNAMTHNYPRTKHFPKPGFAAGPCLFKDTMQLSAFNNNSFFIGHSAMLINEGLPKFMVEQAKKRFDLKKMKVGILGMAFKGESDDPRESLSYKLWKIVKTEADQVYAADDNIKDPRFLSEKEFMETVDLVIIGAPHNRYKTFSFGNMEVLDIWNIINK is encoded by the coding sequence ATGAAGAAATATGATATTTGCGTTATAGGCGGATGCGGTCATGTCGGCTTGCCTTTGGCAATTGCCTTTGCTGATGCCGGAAAAAATGTCGGGATTTATGATATTAATTCCAAATCGGTTGATTTTGTTAACAGCGGCAGAATGCCTTTCGATGAACCCGGTGCCGAACCCCTCCTGAAAAAGAATATTGGTAACAGACTGATTGCCTCAACTGACCCCTCAACAATAACTCAGGCTAAATTTGTTGTGATTATCATCGGTACCCCGGTGGATGAACACTTGAATCCTAAAATGGATTTGATGGAAAGAGTTTCCGAGGAAGTCCATCCCTACATCACCGATGATCAGATAATTATCCTGAGAAGCACTGTTTATCCGGGCACTTCTGAAAGATTCAGACAGCTTCTTCAACGACTCGGAAAAAATACTCCGGTCTGCTACTGTCCTGAAAGGATTGCAGAAGGAAAAGCGATGGAAGAACTCGGGTCACTGCCCCAAATCGTTTCCGGTTTCGACAACGAAAGCGTTGAAGCTGTGAAAGAGCTATTTTTGAACATAGCTTCAGAGATTATTGTTACACTTCCAAAGGAAGCCGAACTTGCGAAACTTTTTACAAACTCATGGCGCTATATCTCTTTTGCCGTTGCAAATCAGTTCTACATGATGGCAGAGGATCAGGGGGTTGATTTCAATAACATCTATAATGCCATGACTCACAACTATCCAAGAACGAAGCATTTCCCAAAACCGGGATTTGCTGCCGGTCCCTGTCTTTTCAAAGATACGATGCAGCTTTCAGCCTTCAACAACAACTCCTTCTTCATTGGTCACAGTGCCATGCTGATCAACGAGGGTCTCCCAAAATTCATGGTTGAACAGGCTAAAAAGCGATTCGATCTTAAAAAGATGAAAGTGGGCATCCTGGGTATGGCTTTCAAGGGCGAAAGTGATGATCCCCGTGAGTCGTTATCCTATAAACTTTGGAAAATAGTGAAAACGGAAGCTGATCAGGTTTACGCTGCCGACGACAATATTAAAGACCCAAGATTCCTCTCTGAAAAGGAATTTATGGAAACCGTGGATCTCGTGATAATCGGAGCTCCTCATAACAGATACAAAACTTTTTCGTTTGGAAACATGGAAGTTTTGGATATCTGGAATATCATTAACAAATAA
- a CDS encoding NAD(P)-dependent oxidoreductase: MKILVTGAKGFIAGYVIEELLANGFDVVGIDNLSKYGMVEKSYDNHPRYQFVLGDVKDTPLMKELLEDCDHFLAGAAMIGGISYFHEFAYDLLAENERITASSFDAAIWAFKNKKLQKITAMSSSMVFESVNHFPTEEGDQLTCPPPLSTYGFQKLAVEYFCKGAYEQYKLPYTILRPFNCVGIGEKRALSDKEITSGNVKLALSHVVPDFAQKILKGQNPMHILGNGNQVRHYTYGGDLAKGIYTGIVHPKALNDDFNLSTPVSTTVLELAELMWKKINPDTPFNYVTDNAYLYDVQKRVPSVAKAKNLLGYEALTPLEVALDEIIPWIKHQIQIGGI, encoded by the coding sequence ATGAAAATACTGGTTACGGGTGCAAAAGGCTTCATCGCAGGTTATGTGATCGAAGAACTTCTTGCCAATGGATTTGATGTAGTTGGAATTGATAATTTATCAAAATATGGCATGGTTGAAAAAAGTTATGACAACCATCCAAGATATCAGTTTGTTTTGGGAGATGTAAAAGACACTCCTCTTATGAAAGAGCTGCTCGAGGATTGCGATCATTTTCTCGCCGGCGCTGCCATGATTGGTGGAATTTCTTATTTCCACGAATTTGCATATGACCTCCTCGCTGAAAATGAAAGAATAACTGCATCATCATTCGATGCCGCCATTTGGGCATTCAAAAACAAAAAACTTCAAAAAATTACGGCTATGTCTTCTTCCATGGTTTTTGAAAGTGTTAATCACTTCCCCACTGAAGAAGGTGATCAGCTAACCTGTCCGCCGCCTCTCTCAACCTACGGTTTCCAGAAGCTCGCTGTTGAATACTTCTGCAAAGGTGCTTATGAGCAGTACAAACTGCCATATACAATCCTTCGCCCCTTCAATTGCGTTGGTATCGGTGAAAAAAGAGCCCTGTCAGACAAGGAGATCACTTCAGGTAATGTGAAACTTGCCCTCAGCCATGTGGTGCCTGATTTTGCCCAGAAGATACTTAAAGGGCAAAATCCCATGCACATCCTTGGAAACGGAAACCAGGTCAGACACTATACTTACGGTGGTGACCTTGCAAAAGGAATCTATACAGGTATCGTCCATCCCAAAGCTTTGAATGACGATTTCAACCTCTCCACACCTGTGTCAACAACTGTGCTCGAACTTGCCGAACTGATGTGGAAAAAGATCAATCCGGACACACCTTTCAATTATGTAACGGACAACGCCTACTTGTACGATGTTCAAAAACGCGTTCCTTCGGTTGCAAAAGCGAAAAATCTTCTCGGATATGAGGCATTGACACCACTCGAAGTCGCCCTCGACGAGATAATTCCATGGATTAAACACCAGATTCAAATCGGCGGCATTTAA
- a CDS encoding fumarylacetoacetate hydrolase family protein, translating to MSTIEIKTKAGSFFPGKVLCVGRNYEEHAKELGNEVPDFPLFFMKPSSNLAWSGAEIEVPPYSDDMNYETELVLLIGKDIKNVSPAEAEEAIIGYATGLDMTLRDQQNILKGKGHPWEKAKCFDNAAIVSGFILKEDLDLSMDAKIVLHVNGELRQNAPLNLMIFKPVEIVSEISKMMTIEKGDLVFTGTPAGVGRVTSGAVLEGYVEGVPVVRATVK from the coding sequence ATGTCAACAATCGAAATAAAAACAAAAGCAGGCAGTTTTTTTCCGGGTAAAGTTCTGTGTGTAGGAAGAAATTATGAAGAACACGCAAAAGAGCTGGGAAATGAGGTGCCTGATTTTCCCCTCTTTTTCATGAAGCCTTCATCGAACCTTGCTTGGTCGGGAGCGGAAATCGAAGTGCCGCCCTACTCGGATGATATGAATTATGAAACTGAACTGGTACTTCTTATTGGAAAGGATATCAAAAATGTTTCACCGGCTGAGGCTGAGGAGGCAATAATCGGCTATGCGACCGGTCTTGATATGACACTCCGTGATCAACAGAATATACTAAAGGGGAAGGGACACCCTTGGGAGAAGGCAAAGTGTTTTGACAATGCAGCGATTGTATCCGGGTTTATTCTTAAGGAAGATCTTGATCTGTCAATGGATGCAAAGATAGTGCTCCATGTGAACGGTGAATTAAGACAGAATGCACCATTGAATCTTATGATATTCAAACCTGTAGAAATAGTGTCTGAAATTTCAAAAATGATGACAATCGAAAAGGGTGATCTTGTGTTTACCGGAACACCGGCAGGTGTCGGCAGAGTAACTTCCGGTGCCGTGCTTGAAGGATATGTGGAAGGTGTTCCCGTTGTCAGGGCAACGGTTAAATAA
- the ruvA gene encoding Holliday junction branch migration protein RuvA → MIGYLSGKLLIKKPTQLLIDVNGVGYEVAISLMTFERIGDSAEASLFIHTNVSQDAITLFGFISEDEREMFRLLISVSGVGPKTALALLSGIRVDELRFAIETGDTHRIHAAPGIGKKTADRLVLELKGKVSSIQSSSTTVFSQRGARAEALTALITLGFNQKSAEKVVGSLCDENPSASVEEIVKQALKKLTGLQSPY, encoded by the coding sequence ATGATTGGATACCTGAGCGGAAAATTACTGATTAAAAAACCCACCCAGCTCCTTATTGATGTCAATGGAGTCGGTTATGAAGTGGCAATTTCTCTCATGACTTTCGAGAGAATTGGTGATTCTGCGGAAGCCTCCCTCTTCATACATACGAATGTAAGTCAGGATGCAATTACCCTCTTTGGCTTTATATCTGAAGATGAACGGGAGATGTTTCGACTGCTGATTTCCGTCTCGGGTGTTGGACCTAAAACAGCTCTGGCACTTCTTTCTGGTATAAGAGTTGATGAACTCCGCTTTGCCATAGAGACAGGAGACACTCACAGAATTCACGCGGCGCCCGGGATCGGTAAAAAGACCGCCGACAGACTCGTCCTGGAATTGAAGGGGAAGGTATCCTCAATCCAGTCCTCATCCACAACTGTGTTCTCTCAAAGAGGAGCACGAGCCGAAGCCCTGACCGCACTGATTACCCTCGGTTTCAACCAAAAGTCGGCAGAGAAGGTTGTGGGTTCATTGTGCGATGAAAACCCGTCGGCATCGGTAGAGGAAATCGTGAAGCAGGCTCTGAAAAAACTGACCGGGTTACAATCTCCCTATTGA
- a CDS encoding glycosyltransferase, translating to MVEPPILALLIPVYHEEDNIIPLFNRIAESIKIPVKIYILYDYDGDPTVGVVNSIKDSFKFPVVMVKNEMGKGVLNAIKTGFKSFEEEACVVIMADGSDDLNTINGMYGLFCQGFHIVCGSRYMRNGDQLGGTWFKKTLSRIAGMSLYFITHLPTHDVTNSFKLYSKPALEKITFESSGGFEIGMEIVVKSFVNNLAITEVPTTWRDRYEGTSKFKLWSWLPKYLKWYFFLILRDNRLYFKKKPVYNKIRQVGY from the coding sequence ATGGTTGAACCTCCAATTCTTGCACTTTTAATTCCGGTTTATCATGAGGAGGATAACATTATCCCCCTCTTCAACCGGATTGCTGAAAGCATCAAAATACCGGTAAAGATATATATCCTTTATGATTACGATGGTGACCCCACCGTGGGAGTAGTAAACAGTATCAAGGATTCTTTTAAATTTCCTGTCGTCATGGTTAAAAACGAGATGGGAAAAGGGGTGTTGAATGCTATTAAAACAGGCTTTAAAAGTTTTGAAGAGGAGGCATGTGTCGTGATAATGGCTGATGGATCAGATGATCTGAATACCATCAACGGTATGTACGGTCTCTTTTGTCAGGGATTCCATATCGTCTGCGGATCAAGATACATGCGTAATGGAGATCAACTCGGAGGTACCTGGTTCAAAAAGACTCTCTCACGAATAGCGGGTATGTCGTTGTATTTCATTACACACCTGCCTACACACGATGTGACCAACAGTTTCAAGCTCTATTCCAAACCCGCTCTCGAGAAAATTACTTTCGAAAGCTCGGGGGGATTTGAAATTGGTATGGAGATAGTGGTAAAGTCTTTTGTTAATAATCTTGCCATTACTGAAGTGCCTACAACCTGGAGAGACAGGTATGAAGGCACTTCAAAATTTAAACTGTGGTCCTGGTTGCCGAAATATCTTAAATGGTATTTCTTCCTGATTTTAAGAGATAACAGGCTTTATTTCAAGAAAAAACCCGTATACAATAAAATCAGACAAGTCGGATACTGA
- a CDS encoding DUF5686 and carboxypeptidase regulatory-like domain-containing protein codes for MIRTGFFIFLFLGLVSFIFPQSVSVKGTIVDAKTGDPLSFATIRVLGSKEGATSNKDGIYELLIKKGKYKIAASFVGYLTQTIEVDATGNLSNINFALESSLVELKEITVFPGENPAFGIIRQAIERKNKRKEFLKSYKFSAYTKVSVKTTEDINVSGNRAGTALSLGTASDTSALKISGIIENVSESYFKAPSSYKEIILGRRQSANIPPFANILTGGRFIANFYEDQIIFFGNNNFIGPIADNATKHYYYYIKDTLSIDHKNVFKIHIEPDDPADPGFIGNLYILDKSFDLIKVELTANRTGTVANFFDTLNFYQQYFEYGSEQIFMPSDYRINAKVNYLGLLRAGFDLNTSLTNYEINLPLSDDLFDKALITVVPDADKKDSSFWSIYQGIPNTQEEISAYRRIDSLQNQPTGFWDNFSLLSERFQFNDNFSVSAPLAMYHFNPVEGHTVDFRVTAANMFDSRLTAELNLGYGINDEKFKQRLNVTWLLGDYRTHRFNFEAFNKLNTLFRSNNDYGKIFTSVSTLLSKYDFNDYYYSKGFEFDYSGEILPELNIDLGFLNRTDNSGIVNSNASIFNGDKLYRANLPVTEMRLNEISAGLRFDSRRYIEDGMYRRRLWGNFHITGGAGIKYAPAELSSGIEYKQYSVWGRMFLRTSLNTTMTVRASAFTTDGGIPVQMLNSLPGNINATAQNQTFRTLDLGEYIGDRGWTVFIDQNLSDLPLRLTGISFLKKLNLQFTAFLNAGMIEYNSQSAALMPGGFKKLTSPLYEVGFGIFHQLFPVRFDFGFRLNHTQERSFRVGINSVIIL; via the coding sequence ATGATCAGAACCGGATTTTTTATTTTTTTATTCCTTGGATTGGTATCGTTTATTTTTCCTCAGTCTGTCTCGGTCAAAGGAACAATAGTTGACGCAAAGACAGGCGATCCGCTCTCATTCGCAACCATCAGGGTTTTGGGCTCAAAGGAAGGAGCAACCTCGAACAAGGATGGCATATATGAGCTCCTGATAAAAAAGGGGAAATATAAAATTGCCGCCTCGTTTGTGGGTTACCTTACTCAGACAATAGAGGTGGATGCGACTGGTAATCTTTCAAATATCAATTTTGCTCTTGAGAGTTCGCTTGTCGAACTTAAGGAAATAACCGTTTTTCCCGGCGAGAATCCAGCGTTTGGTATAATAAGACAGGCAATTGAGAGGAAAAACAAGAGAAAGGAGTTCCTGAAGAGCTATAAGTTTTCAGCTTACACTAAAGTATCGGTTAAAACAACCGAGGACATAAATGTATCGGGCAATCGTGCAGGCACAGCACTCTCTCTGGGAACTGCCTCCGACACATCCGCTTTGAAGATCAGCGGAATTATTGAAAATGTTTCTGAATCATACTTTAAAGCTCCCTCGAGTTACAAGGAGATAATTCTCGGGAGAAGGCAGTCTGCCAATATTCCGCCTTTCGCGAACATACTTACAGGCGGGAGATTTATCGCCAATTTCTATGAGGATCAGATTATCTTTTTTGGCAATAATAATTTTATCGGTCCCATCGCCGACAATGCGACAAAACACTACTATTATTACATAAAAGATACACTCTCCATCGACCACAAAAATGTTTTCAAGATACATATCGAACCTGACGACCCAGCCGATCCCGGGTTTATCGGCAATCTGTATATTCTGGACAAGTCATTCGACCTGATAAAAGTCGAACTTACAGCCAACAGGACGGGGACGGTAGCAAATTTTTTTGATACTCTTAATTTCTATCAACAGTATTTTGAGTATGGTTCAGAGCAGATTTTTATGCCGTCCGATTACAGGATAAATGCAAAAGTAAATTATCTTGGTCTCCTGAGAGCCGGATTCGATCTCAACACTTCACTTACCAATTATGAGATTAATTTACCCCTCAGCGATGATCTGTTTGACAAGGCTCTTATTACCGTTGTACCCGATGCCGACAAAAAAGACTCCTCTTTCTGGAGTATTTATCAGGGGATTCCGAACACTCAGGAGGAAATAAGCGCCTACCGGAGAATAGATTCACTGCAAAACCAGCCGACAGGTTTTTGGGACAACTTCTCACTCCTTTCGGAGAGATTTCAGTTTAATGATAATTTCTCTGTCAGTGCACCACTTGCGATGTATCATTTTAATCCGGTGGAAGGGCATACTGTGGATTTCAGAGTAACGGCTGCGAATATGTTCGACAGCAGACTTACGGCTGAGCTTAATCTTGGCTACGGTATCAATGATGAAAAATTCAAACAGAGATTGAATGTTACATGGCTTCTTGGTGATTACAGAACTCATCGATTTAATTTTGAGGCGTTCAACAAATTGAACACTCTTTTCAGAAGTAACAATGACTACGGGAAAATTTTCACTTCGGTGAGTACACTTCTCTCGAAGTACGATTTTAACGATTATTATTATTCAAAAGGATTCGAATTTGATTATTCGGGTGAGATACTTCCGGAATTGAATATCGATCTTGGTTTTCTGAACAGAACCGATAATTCCGGTATCGTTAATTCAAATGCATCAATTTTCAACGGTGATAAACTCTACAGGGCTAACCTGCCCGTTACGGAAATGAGGTTGAATGAAATTTCTGCCGGCCTAAGATTTGACTCCAGAAGATATATCGAAGATGGCATGTACAGAAGACGGCTTTGGGGAAATTTCCATATCACGGGGGGAGCCGGGATAAAATATGCGCCCGCGGAACTCTCTTCGGGGATCGAGTATAAACAATACTCTGTTTGGGGCAGGATGTTTTTGCGTACTTCACTTAATACCACTATGACCGTCCGGGCGTCCGCTTTCACAACAGATGGTGGAATTCCCGTGCAGATGTTGAACTCGCTTCCGGGCAATATCAATGCAACAGCACAGAATCAGACATTCAGGACTCTCGACCTTGGTGAGTATATCGGTGACAGAGGCTGGACAGTTTTTATCGATCAAAATCTGTCGGATTTGCCTCTCAGACTGACCGGAATATCATTTTTGAAGAAGCTTAATTTGCAGTTTACAGCATTTTTGAATGCGGGCATGATTGAGTATAACAGTCAGTCCGCCGCTCTTATGCCCGGGGGCTTTAAAAAACTCACCTCACCTTTGTACGAGGTTGGATTTGGAATATTTCATCAACTCTTTCCCGTCAGGTTCGATTTTGGCTTCAGGCTGAATCATACCCAAGAACGGTCGTTCAGGGTTGGTATCAACTCAGTAATTATTTTATAG
- a CDS encoding choice-of-anchor D domain-containing protein, whose amino-acid sequence MKTFVTFFLLTVKFFSQSLTFPVDTLVADDKFNNRQTMILDSDGKIRLVYSGQSGTQSNTREVYFLEERANGQFSKEQITNNNVDENYPTVSLDADGIVHIGMIGRDASSNYQVLYSNNRSGTFFPPRFITIGGENKATPASCVGPDGKVHFLYYTFTSNPDKVYYKWFNPADSTSSTDIYLADGETSGDLDGQILFDGNGKMHLVFKGGNVGTGILRYFNDISGTLTEYSTGVTANISNPKLVIDKSNKVHIIFRNESQRALQYINNVAGAFSTPVSFTPAGQLPAGYANFAIDDEGTLFFVYQSSQSASGKGFFLKYLKNGTFSDTLRIYDLTPEYVTRNTSAVVAKGNGEIAVTFSPAGVRNSVVFCDILMKRGKLFKEPHIVVNDSVIDFGNVAVQQHMEKQLLIKNTGDSTLVIKSFQWNSIEFAIRLDYPEQIAPGDSDIATFAFHPLTPGPKTDTLYVRSNDPRDSVIKVVLKGYGSAPPQISLSKDSLFLFYSTGWHTRDSFYVRNTGFDTLRVDTVTATGWFDFFKRIEPESAIVPPGDSVRFIVELLIPVFTTPPVFTDTVIVHSNDPLKPRVYLIVRWEQPQSAEDELLPVEYSLEQNYPNPFNPETIVEFSLKESIPVRLELFSPEGGLIKVLINKQMEPGRHFITFNAQDLPSGAYFYRIAAGDFTKTKKMILLK is encoded by the coding sequence ATGAAAACATTTGTTACATTTTTTCTCCTGACTGTAAAATTTTTTTCACAATCATTGACCTTCCCAGTCGATACACTGGTGGCTGACGATAAATTTAACAACCGCCAAACAATGATTCTTGATTCCGACGGGAAAATCAGACTGGTCTACTCCGGTCAGTCAGGCACACAAAGCAATACACGGGAAGTTTACTTCCTCGAAGAAAGAGCCAACGGGCAGTTCAGCAAGGAGCAGATAACAAATAACAATGTCGATGAAAATTATCCGACTGTTTCTCTTGATGCTGATGGTATAGTGCATATCGGAATGATAGGCAGGGATGCCTCATCGAATTATCAGGTTCTCTATTCAAACAACCGAAGCGGAACATTTTTCCCGCCGAGATTTATCACAATTGGAGGTGAGAATAAAGCCACCCCTGCCTCATGTGTCGGTCCCGATGGTAAAGTTCATTTCTTATATTATACCTTCACATCGAATCCTGACAAAGTATATTACAAGTGGTTCAACCCCGCAGACTCCACTTCATCCACTGATATTTATCTTGCAGATGGTGAAACCTCGGGTGACCTGGATGGACAAATTCTTTTTGACGGAAACGGAAAAATGCATCTGGTTTTTAAAGGAGGAAATGTGGGTACCGGGATATTGAGATACTTCAATGATATCAGCGGAACACTTACGGAATATTCCACCGGAGTGACGGCGAACATCTCAAATCCGAAACTGGTAATTGATAAAAGCAACAAAGTCCATATCATTTTCAGAAACGAGTCGCAAAGGGCACTTCAGTATATTAACAATGTTGCAGGTGCTTTCTCAACACCCGTGAGCTTTACACCCGCAGGGCAACTTCCTGCTGGATATGCAAATTTTGCAATCGATGATGAGGGTACCCTCTTCTTTGTTTATCAGTCATCGCAGTCAGCTTCCGGGAAAGGCTTTTTCCTCAAATATCTAAAAAACGGCACTTTTTCTGATACGCTTAGGATTTATGATTTGACTCCGGAGTATGTTACCAGAAATACCAGTGCAGTAGTTGCCAAAGGAAACGGAGAAATCGCAGTCACATTTTCACCTGCCGGGGTTCGAAATTCTGTGGTTTTTTGCGATATTCTTATGAAAAGAGGAAAACTGTTTAAGGAACCGCATATCGTTGTAAATGATTCAGTGATAGATTTTGGAAATGTGGCTGTACAGCAACACATGGAGAAACAATTGCTCATCAAAAATACAGGTGACTCCACCCTTGTAATCAAGAGCTTCCAATGGAACAGCATTGAATTTGCAATAAGACTTGACTATCCCGAACAGATAGCACCTGGTGACTCCGATATTGCGACTTTTGCATTCCATCCTCTCACACCGGGACCCAAAACGGATACTTTGTATGTTCGGTCAAACGATCCGAGGGACTCTGTAATAAAGGTCGTTCTGAAAGGTTACGGATCAGCTCCACCTCAGATTTCACTCTCAAAAGACTCCCTCTTTTTGTTCTACTCGACAGGATGGCATACCAGAGATTCTTTTTATGTAAGAAATACAGGATTTGACACACTGAGAGTTGATACTGTAACAGCAACAGGCTGGTTCGATTTTTTCAAAAGGATAGAACCTGAAAGCGCAATTGTTCCGCCGGGTGATTCAGTCCGATTTATCGTTGAACTTTTAATTCCCGTCTTTACGACTCCACCGGTCTTTACGGATACTGTCATTGTACACTCCAATGACCCGCTTAAGCCAAGAGTGTACCTGATAGTAAGATGGGAACAGCCACAATCTGCAGAAGATGAACTGCTGCCTGTAGAATACTCCCTGGAGCAAAATTACCCGAATCCCTTTAATCCGGAGACGATTGTTGAATTTTCCCTGAAAGAATCGATTCCTGTCAGGCTGGAACTGTTTAGTCCAGAAGGAGGACTGATAAAAGTCCTGATTAACAAACAAATGGAACCCGGGCGGCACTTCATAACCTTTAATGCTCAGGATTTACCTTCAGGAGCATATTTTTACAGAATAGCTGCGGGTGATTTTACAAAAACAAAAAAAATGATTCTGCTGAAGTAG